A region of the Dermatophagoides farinae isolate YC_2012a chromosome 7, ASM2471394v1, whole genome shotgun sequence genome:
aTTTATGCTGATCGATTCTTATATAAACGAGATATGTttgtaaaataattttcatcacaatttttatttctttccaTCCATTTACACGTGaccttcattattattattatttatgatttctcatttttgattttcttttttcttcatttttttttctatagatAATAAATTGACAAGTGAACAAAacgtcaacaaaaaaataataaaaaaaaatatataccaAAAATGgtccaaaaacaaatatcCACTCGTACGACCGGAAATCGGTTTAAAAATGCTATATTAATCATCTATTATCTATTGGAATCTTTCGTTAAAATGTTTATaccattatcgatgatgaaaaagaaaaatgttgaaaatcaaaatatattaATCACCGGCGGTGGTAGCGGTATTGGTCAATCAATGGCATTAAGATTTTTACGTTTAGGTGCCAAAGTAATAGTTTGGGATGTAAACCAAGAAGGAatggaaacaacaaaaaaaatggctgaAGAAGAGAAattaaatgtgaaaaatttacatttataTAAAGTTGATCTTTGTGATTCAACAGCCATTTATAAAGTAGCTGAACTAGTCAAACAACAGCTAGGTCCATTGgatattttgatcaataatgcTGGTGTTGTATCCGGACAGAATTTTCTCGATATACCTGACGGAAAAATCGATTTGACATTCAAAGTGAATTGTTTGGCACATTTTTACACCATTAAAGCATTTCTTCCAGATATGATTAAACGTCGTAGTGGTCACATTGTTACAGTTGCATCGGTTGCTGGTCGTATTGGTGTCTGTGGTCTTAGTGATTATTGTGCATCTAAATTCGCAAATATTGGCATGGATTTATCATTACGAATGGAATTAGCTAAAGCTAATCTAGATGGACATATCAATACTACAATTGTTCAACCATATTTCATTACGACCGGAATGTTTGGCGGTGTTGATCCtggaatatttgaatttcttaAACCAGAATTTGTTGTGGATAAAATAATGCAAGCAATTCTTACTAATTCTGTTCAAGTTGTTGTGCCAAACTATTTTGATTGGGTTTTATGTTTTGTTCCATCATTACCACATAATTGTCTGTCAATTGTATATGATTTTATTGGCGGTTTTGAATTTATGGCCAATTTTCATGGTAGAAATTTAccatcaaaaacaatgaaaacaaatggtgttaaagatgaagaaattaataataacatggCCAATATGATCAATCAGAATGTtgtcgataataatcataagtagaaaacaatcaattttgatcatcatcatcatcatcatcaacaaaaaacaaatcgaatgTCGACATCgtattgatgaattatatatttgaatagactttttttctgtctctcATCAaggtttcttttttcttttgataatttctgtattgatattcttttttcttttttttttttttttttttggtgtcacaattattattttgtatcatttaatttctcacaagaattttcttttatttttgatctggccaccaccataataataaattgcaaaaattaaaaaaaaaatttaatcaatgtgACTGTGGTAATTAATTTGAAGAttagatttaaaaaaaaattttgtaattACAAAGCCACATTAAAACTGGCCAGAGATAATGGGGATGGTTAATTATATCGGAATTTTATGAcaatcaatgacaaaaaagaattgtaGATTCATGATCATATATGCTTttaatggatcatcatcataattcatcataaaGAAATcctgttatttttattgccagtaaatcgttttttttctgcagtCAAGatttttccctttttttcaaaacagaaaaacaatgacTTTAGCAtccaaattttcaaaatttatcttcctgtttttgttattattgatgattcatatgatatcatcattatcaacatttgtcatttgtcattcatcaaataatcattatgatgaaaatgaacttGATCTATCCGTTTCGATTGGTTGGACCGATTATCTAGCCATTGGCATATATTTTGTACTTATTTTGGCCATCGGTTTctgggtaaaaaaaatagcaatgctttcaatttgaaatttaaaattttccatttgtatttttattttttttttgcactatAGTCTTCAagaacaaacaatcaaaatacgGTGGATGGATATTTTCTGGCCGGAAGACGGATGCATTGGATTTTggtgaaatatttttgttccatttaataattgattgggggtttttttgttgtcattaatttttttgtttcaattaatCATTAATATTTCTAGGTTGGTGCATCCATATTTTCCAGTAATATTGGTTCCGAACATTTTATCGGTCTTGCCGGTTCCGGTGCTAGTTCTGGTATCGGTATCGCgtcatttgaatatattggCTTGTATACAATATTAATACTTGGCTGGTATTTTATGCCCGTCTATTTGGCTAGTAATATTAGTACGGTACCTGAATATCTTCAGAAACGTTTTGGTGGTCAAAGAATTCGTGTTTATCTTTCAGTACTGACATTGATACTGTATATTTTTACGAAAATATCAGCCAATCTTTATGCTGGTGCTTTATTTATTCGTCTTTTACttaatattgataatatcCTTATTGGttgtattattttgattgttatttCGGCATTGTTTACGATTATTGGTGGATTGACAGCAGTTATATGGACAGATGCCATACAAACcgcattgatgattattggtgCTATATATTTGTCCATGAAAAGTGTTACAGCTGCTGGTGGATACGAGAaattaatggaaaattttgcTATAGATGGCTTACCTGATCGATTGGAATGTCAATCATTTATCGGTGCTTGTAATGCTTCAGTAGTCAATAATTCCTGCGTATCTTGTAGTACGATAACACCATATTATCGTAAATTATTTCGACCAGCTACTGATCCAGAAATTCCATGGCCCGGTATCATAAGTATTTTCATCTCTAGTTTATGGTATTTTTGTTCCGATCAAGTCATCGTACAACGTGCATTAGCGGCACGTAATTTAACACATGTTAAAGCTGGCTGTATTTTGGCA
Encoded here:
- the LOC124497048 gene encoding sodium/glucose cotransporter 1, producing the protein MTLASKFSKFIFLFLLLLMIHMISSLSTFVICHSSNNHYDENELDLSVSIGWTDYLAIGIYFVLILAIGFWSSRTNNQNTVDGYFLAGRRMHWILVGASIFSSNIGSEHFIGLAGSGASSGIGIASFEYIGLYTILILGWYFMPVYLASNISTVPEYLQKRFGGQRIRVYLSVLTLILYIFTKISANLYAGALFIRLLLNIDNILIGCIILIVISALFTIIGGLTAVIWTDAIQTALMIIGAIYLSMKSVTAAGGYEKLMENFAIDGLPDRLECQSFIGACNASVVNNSCVSCSTITPYYRKLFRPATDPEIPWPGIISIFISSLWYFCSDQVIVQRALAARNLTHVKAGCILASLLKITPMFLLVLPGMAARMLWPNQIGCSNPDYCQKVCDSRSGCTNFAYPYLIIKLLPKGATGLMFSVIVAALMSSLTSIFNSASTIFIVDIYLRFRRKANEIEQIIVGRCFVVVLVIISVIWVPILEQSHNSQLFPYIQSVTSYLSPPLCAIYVLAILWPRITESGAFWSLIIGLLIGMTRFILEYSYPVPTCGTIDIVDRRPAIITKIHYLHFGIISFSISMLLAIIISLFTKKIDSKRLYRLTYNTRHSEEIRQDDNCPIVDGDDEHKRKSDAESHAAAAHDDKRFVHLTNLIAIIVIMIGTFFWGFYA
- the LOC124497082 gene encoding epidermal retinol dehydrogenase 2, with product MVQKQISTRTTGNRFKNAILIIYYLLESFVKMFIPLSMMKKKNVENQNILITGGGSGIGQSMALRFLRLGAKVIVWDVNQEGMETTKKMAEEEKLNVKNLHLYKVDLCDSTAIYKVAELVKQQLGPLDILINNAGVVSGQNFLDIPDGKIDLTFKVNCLAHFYTIKAFLPDMIKRRSGHIVTVASVAGRIGVCGLSDYCASKFANIGMDLSLRMELAKANLDGHINTTIVQPYFITTGMFGGVDPGIFEFLKPEFVVDKIMQAILTNSVQVVVPNYFDWVLCFVPSLPHNCLSIVYDFIGGFEFMANFHGRNLPSKTMKTNGVKDEEINNNMANMINQNVVDNNHK